One Thunnus albacares chromosome 12, fThuAlb1.1, whole genome shotgun sequence genomic region harbors:
- the LOC122993586 gene encoding epidermal growth factor receptor substrate 15-like 1 isoform X4: protein MAALMTLNQLSSGNPAYESYYRQLDPGNSGKISAGDAAQFLKKSGLSDSTLGKIWDLADSERKGYLDKRGFFIALRLVASAQGGNDISLNNLNQTLAAPKFKDTSSPLLSVSTTSTDSWAIRPDEKGKFEGIFESLSPVNGLLSGDKVKPVLINSKLPLDVLGKIWELSDVDKDGHLDKDEFTVVMHLVYRAMEKEPIPTTLPASLIPPSKRKKSAVALPGAVAVLPALSGLAAGAAPLKETLRSTPPLPSATPLSTTTVNLSPKHSFKSSSQPAVNWVVPVADRERYDDIFKKMDTDNDGLVTGTEVIEIFMQSSLSQTMLAQIWGLADTKQTGKLTREQFSLAMYLIQQKVTKGMDPPSTLTPDMIPPSERTAASVAGSSYAGLMSAVRPEYAALANIRRDSTSSTGSAELTGIKELDDLSQEIAQLQREKFIMEQEIREKEETIRQQNSEVQDMQNDLDRESSSLQDLESQKQEAQERLEEMDQQRTKLEGMLNDVKQKCQEESQMISSLQNQIRSQETDLRSQEDELGRTKADLSRLQEEEAQLEQNLLSGRVQLDSIIKSLKTTQEEINQARSKLSLIQDNQKEVTKTIEQYNSSLKDINGGNFSNLPDLSEPFAEKENGGFRSADESFKSKIAMFNNSSAKEPPADPFQTEDPFKSDPFKDPFGGDPFKESDPFKGTSSDDFFKRTDKSDLFGSSDPFGRKPTPPAKPSAFSSADPFSSNSPKPRDSDVFGTVDPFGSNSFGGKGGFADFSQMSKKSDNPALPSKKNVPNRPAPPYGSERAKFGSENQQLEWAKRESEREEQERLRRLRLQEQQDLELAIALSRADMPSA from the exons ATGGCGGCGCTTATGACTCTCAATCAG TTATCAAGTGGAAACCCAGCCTATGAGAGCTATTACAGACAG CTGGATCCAGGAAACAGTGGCAAAATATCAGCCGGAGATGCAGCTCAGTTCCTTAAGAAATCAGGGCTGTCAGACAGTACATTGGGAAAG atttgGGATCTGGCAGATTCAGAAAGAAAAGGCTACTTGGACAAGCGG GGTTTCTTCATAGCTTTAAGACTGGTGGCCTCAGCACAGGGCGGAAATGACATCAGTCTCAACAATCTCAATCAGACTTTAGCGGCACCCAAATTT aaagacACAAGCAGCCCATTATTAAGTGTTTCAACAACATCAACTGATAGTTGGGCAATAAGG ccTGATGAAAAAGGGAAATTTGAGGGCATTTTTGAGAGTCTGTCCCCTGTAAATGGTCTCCTCTCTGGTGATAAAGTGAAGCCAGTCTTGATAAACTCCAAGCTACCTCTGGATGTGTTAGGAAAG ATTTGGGAGTTAAGTGATGTAGACAAAGATGGACACTTGGACAAAGATGAATTCACAGTG GTCATGCATCTTGTGTATCGGGCCATGGAGAAAGAACCTATCCCAACTACCTTACCGGCTTCCCTCATTCCTCCCTCCAAAAGGAAAAAATCTGCGGTTGCGCTGCCAGGTGCTGTGGCTGTCCTGCCTGCCCTGTCCGGGCTTGCGGCTGGTGCGGCTCCTCTCAAAGAGACCCTGCGAAGCACTCCTCCTCTGCCCAGCGCCACTCCCCTCAGCACCACTACTGTCAATCTCTCTCCAAAACACTCCTTTAAATCTAGTTCACAG CCAGCGGTAAACTGGGTGGTACCGGtggctgacagagagagatacgATGACATCTTCAAGAAGATGGATACAGACAACGACGGCCTCGTCACTGGGACAGAGGTCATAGAGATCTTCATGCAGTCCAGTCTCTCCCAGACCATGTTGGCACAGATATG ggGACTGGCTGACACTAAACAGACGGGCAAGCTGACCCGGGAGCAGTTCTCTCTGGCCATGTATCTGATTCAGCAGAAGGTCACTAAAGGCATGGACCCTCCCTCCACTCTCACTCCAGACATGATTCCCCCCTCAGAGAGGACTGCAGCATCAGTGGCAGGCTCC AGCTATGCGGGGCTTATGTCAGCTGTGAGACCTGAATATGCTGCATTAGCTAATATCCGCAGA GACAGCACCAGCTCTACAGGGTCGGCAGAGTTGACAGGCATCAAAGAGCTGGACGACCTCAGCCAGGAAATAGCTCAGCTGCAGAG AGAGAAATTCATCATGGAACAAGAGATAAGGGAAAAGGAGGAAACCATCAGACAACAAAATAGTGAAGTTCAA GACATGCAGAACGACTTGGACCGGGAGAGCAGTAGCCTGCAGGACTTGGAGTCCCAGAAGCAGGAAGCCCAGGAACGTCTGGAGGAGATGGACCAGCAGCGCACCAAGCTGGAGGGGATGCTAAATGACGTCAAGCAGAAGTGTCAGGAAGAGTCCCAGATG ATTTCGTCCCTGCAGAACCAGATCCGTTCTCAGGAGACTGACCTCCGGAGCCAGGAGGATGAACTTGGTCGCACCAAGGCGGACCTGAGCcggctgcaggaggaggaggcccAGCTGGAGCAGAATTTGCTCTCCGGTCGCGTCCAGCTGGACAGCATAATTAAGTCGCTCAAAACCACCCAGGAAGAGATCAACCAG gCTCGCAGTAAGCTGTCGCTGATCCAGGACAACCAAAAGGAAGTGACCAAGACCATCGAACAGTACAACAGCTCCCTAAAGGACATCAATGGAGGAAACTTCAGCAACCTGCCAGACCTAAGTGAACCTTTTGCTGAGAAGGAGAACGGAGGTTTCAGAAGTGCG GATGAATCTTTCAAGTCAAAAATAGCCATGTTCAACAACAGCAGCGCTAAGGAGCCCCCAGCAGACCCCTTCCAGACAGAAGACCCCTTCAAGTCCGATCCCTTCAAAG ATCCATTTGGGGGAGATCCTTTCAAAGAAAGTGATCCATTCAAAGGCACCTCatctgatgatttttttaagaGGACAGACAAGTCAGACCTGTTTGGATCCTCAGACCCCTTTGGTAGAAAACCCACACCACCAGCCAAG ccAAGTGCCTTCAGCAGTGCTGACCCCTTCTCATCAAACAGCCCAAAACCAAGGGATTCAG ATGTGTTTGGGACAGTGGACCCCTTTGGAAGCAACTCTTTTGGAGGCAAGGGTGGATTTGCCGATTTTAGTCAGATGTCGAAG AAGTCAGACAATCCTGCGCTCCCATCAAAGAAAAATGTGCCTAACCGGCCTGCACCTCCCTATG GATCTGAACGTGCCAAG TTTGGAAGTGAGAACCAGCAGCTGGAGTGGGCCAAGCGGGAGAGTGAGCGTGAGGAGCAGGAGAGGTTGAGGAGACTGCGgctccaggagcagcaggaccTAGAGCTGGCCATCGCTCTCAGCAGGGCCGACATGCCCAGCGCCTGA
- the LOC122993586 gene encoding epidermal growth factor receptor substrate 15-like 1 isoform X1 produces MAALMTLNQLSSGNPAYESYYRQLDPGNSGKISAGDAAQFLKKSGLSDSTLGKIWDLADSERKGYLDKRGFFIALRLVASAQGGNDISLNNLNQTLAAPKFKDTSSPLLSVSTTSTDSWAIRPDEKGKFEGIFESLSPVNGLLSGDKVKPVLINSKLPLDVLGKIWELSDVDKDGHLDKDEFTVVMHLVYRAMEKEPIPTTLPASLIPPSKRKKSAVALPGAVAVLPALSGLAAGAAPLKETLRSTPPLPSATPLSTTTVNLSPKHSFKSSSQPAVNWVVPVADRERYDDIFKKMDTDNDGLVTGTEVIEIFMQSSLSQTMLAQIWGLADTKQTGKLTREQFSLAMYLIQQKVTKGMDPPSTLTPDMIPPSERTAASVAGSSYAGLMSAVRPEYAALANIRRDSTSSTGSAELTGIKELDDLSQEIAQLQREKFIMEQEIREKEETIRQQNSEVQDMQNDLDRESSSLQDLESQKQEAQERLEEMDQQRTKLEGMLNDVKQKCQEESQMISSLQNQIRSQETDLRSQEDELGRTKADLSRLQEEEAQLEQNLLSGRVQLDSIIKSLKTTQEEINQARSKLSLIQDNQKEVTKTIEQYNSSLKDINGGNFSNLPDLSEPFAEKENGGFRSADESFKSKIAMFNNSSAKEPPADPFQTEDPFKSDPFKDPFGGDPFKESDPFKGTSSDDFFKRTDKSDLFGSSDPFGRKPTPPAKPSAFSSADPFSSNSPKPRDSDVFGTVDPFGSNSFGGKGGFADFSQMSKKSDNPALPSKKNVPNRPAPPYVGMLSLSASEASQSVCSTADSKDTFVTTHSSKASKDCPMGFADFGSFGSENQQLEWAKRESEREEQERLRRLRLQEQQDLELAIALSRADMPSA; encoded by the exons ATGGCGGCGCTTATGACTCTCAATCAG TTATCAAGTGGAAACCCAGCCTATGAGAGCTATTACAGACAG CTGGATCCAGGAAACAGTGGCAAAATATCAGCCGGAGATGCAGCTCAGTTCCTTAAGAAATCAGGGCTGTCAGACAGTACATTGGGAAAG atttgGGATCTGGCAGATTCAGAAAGAAAAGGCTACTTGGACAAGCGG GGTTTCTTCATAGCTTTAAGACTGGTGGCCTCAGCACAGGGCGGAAATGACATCAGTCTCAACAATCTCAATCAGACTTTAGCGGCACCCAAATTT aaagacACAAGCAGCCCATTATTAAGTGTTTCAACAACATCAACTGATAGTTGGGCAATAAGG ccTGATGAAAAAGGGAAATTTGAGGGCATTTTTGAGAGTCTGTCCCCTGTAAATGGTCTCCTCTCTGGTGATAAAGTGAAGCCAGTCTTGATAAACTCCAAGCTACCTCTGGATGTGTTAGGAAAG ATTTGGGAGTTAAGTGATGTAGACAAAGATGGACACTTGGACAAAGATGAATTCACAGTG GTCATGCATCTTGTGTATCGGGCCATGGAGAAAGAACCTATCCCAACTACCTTACCGGCTTCCCTCATTCCTCCCTCCAAAAGGAAAAAATCTGCGGTTGCGCTGCCAGGTGCTGTGGCTGTCCTGCCTGCCCTGTCCGGGCTTGCGGCTGGTGCGGCTCCTCTCAAAGAGACCCTGCGAAGCACTCCTCCTCTGCCCAGCGCCACTCCCCTCAGCACCACTACTGTCAATCTCTCTCCAAAACACTCCTTTAAATCTAGTTCACAG CCAGCGGTAAACTGGGTGGTACCGGtggctgacagagagagatacgATGACATCTTCAAGAAGATGGATACAGACAACGACGGCCTCGTCACTGGGACAGAGGTCATAGAGATCTTCATGCAGTCCAGTCTCTCCCAGACCATGTTGGCACAGATATG ggGACTGGCTGACACTAAACAGACGGGCAAGCTGACCCGGGAGCAGTTCTCTCTGGCCATGTATCTGATTCAGCAGAAGGTCACTAAAGGCATGGACCCTCCCTCCACTCTCACTCCAGACATGATTCCCCCCTCAGAGAGGACTGCAGCATCAGTGGCAGGCTCC AGCTATGCGGGGCTTATGTCAGCTGTGAGACCTGAATATGCTGCATTAGCTAATATCCGCAGA GACAGCACCAGCTCTACAGGGTCGGCAGAGTTGACAGGCATCAAAGAGCTGGACGACCTCAGCCAGGAAATAGCTCAGCTGCAGAG AGAGAAATTCATCATGGAACAAGAGATAAGGGAAAAGGAGGAAACCATCAGACAACAAAATAGTGAAGTTCAA GACATGCAGAACGACTTGGACCGGGAGAGCAGTAGCCTGCAGGACTTGGAGTCCCAGAAGCAGGAAGCCCAGGAACGTCTGGAGGAGATGGACCAGCAGCGCACCAAGCTGGAGGGGATGCTAAATGACGTCAAGCAGAAGTGTCAGGAAGAGTCCCAGATG ATTTCGTCCCTGCAGAACCAGATCCGTTCTCAGGAGACTGACCTCCGGAGCCAGGAGGATGAACTTGGTCGCACCAAGGCGGACCTGAGCcggctgcaggaggaggaggcccAGCTGGAGCAGAATTTGCTCTCCGGTCGCGTCCAGCTGGACAGCATAATTAAGTCGCTCAAAACCACCCAGGAAGAGATCAACCAG gCTCGCAGTAAGCTGTCGCTGATCCAGGACAACCAAAAGGAAGTGACCAAGACCATCGAACAGTACAACAGCTCCCTAAAGGACATCAATGGAGGAAACTTCAGCAACCTGCCAGACCTAAGTGAACCTTTTGCTGAGAAGGAGAACGGAGGTTTCAGAAGTGCG GATGAATCTTTCAAGTCAAAAATAGCCATGTTCAACAACAGCAGCGCTAAGGAGCCCCCAGCAGACCCCTTCCAGACAGAAGACCCCTTCAAGTCCGATCCCTTCAAAG ATCCATTTGGGGGAGATCCTTTCAAAGAAAGTGATCCATTCAAAGGCACCTCatctgatgatttttttaagaGGACAGACAAGTCAGACCTGTTTGGATCCTCAGACCCCTTTGGTAGAAAACCCACACCACCAGCCAAG ccAAGTGCCTTCAGCAGTGCTGACCCCTTCTCATCAAACAGCCCAAAACCAAGGGATTCAG ATGTGTTTGGGACAGTGGACCCCTTTGGAAGCAACTCTTTTGGAGGCAAGGGTGGATTTGCCGATTTTAGTCAGATGTCGAAG AAGTCAGACAATCCTGCGCTCCCATCAAAGAAAAATGTGCCTAACCGGCCTGCACCTCCCTATG TAGGTATGCTCAGTTTGAGTGCATCAGAGGCCTCCCAGAGCGTTTGCTCCACAGCAGACAGTAAAGACACTTTTGTTACGACACACTCGAGTAAAGCATCCAAAGACTGTCCTATGGGTTTTGCAGATTTTGGCTCT TTTGGAAGTGAGAACCAGCAGCTGGAGTGGGCCAAGCGGGAGAGTGAGCGTGAGGAGCAGGAGAGGTTGAGGAGACTGCGgctccaggagcagcaggaccTAGAGCTGGCCATCGCTCTCAGCAGGGCCGACATGCCCAGCGCCTGA
- the LOC122993586 gene encoding epidermal growth factor receptor substrate 15-like 1 isoform X2, whose amino-acid sequence MAALMTLNQLSSGNPAYESYYRQLDPGNSGKISAGDAAQFLKKSGLSDSTLGKIWDLADSERKGYLDKRGFFIALRLVASAQGGNDISLNNLNQTLAAPKFKDTSSPLLSVSTTSTDSWAIRPDEKGKFEGIFESLSPVNGLLSGDKVKPVLINSKLPLDVLGKIWELSDVDKDGHLDKDEFTVVMHLVYRAMEKEPIPTTLPASLIPPSKRKKSAVALPGAVAVLPALSGLAAGAAPLKETLRSTPPLPSATPLSTTTVNLSPKHSFKSSSQPAVNWVVPVADRERYDDIFKKMDTDNDGLVTGTEVIEIFMQSSLSQTMLAQIWGLADTKQTGKLTREQFSLAMYLIQQKVTKGMDPPSTLTPDMIPPSERTAASVAGSDSTSSTGSAELTGIKELDDLSQEIAQLQREKFIMEQEIREKEETIRQQNSEVQDMQNDLDRESSSLQDLESQKQEAQERLEEMDQQRTKLEGMLNDVKQKCQEESQMISSLQNQIRSQETDLRSQEDELGRTKADLSRLQEEEAQLEQNLLSGRVQLDSIIKSLKTTQEEINQARSKLSLIQDNQKEVTKTIEQYNSSLKDINGGNFSNLPDLSEPFAEKENGGFRSADESFKSKIAMFNNSSAKEPPADPFQTEDPFKSDPFKDPFGGDPFKESDPFKGTSSDDFFKRTDKSDLFGSSDPFGRKPTPPAKPSAFSSADPFSSNSPKPRDSDVFGTVDPFGSNSFGGKGGFADFSQMSKKSDNPALPSKKNVPNRPAPPYVGMLSLSASEASQSVCSTADSKDTFVTTHSSKASKDCPMGFADFGSFGSENQQLEWAKRESEREEQERLRRLRLQEQQDLELAIALSRADMPSA is encoded by the exons ATGGCGGCGCTTATGACTCTCAATCAG TTATCAAGTGGAAACCCAGCCTATGAGAGCTATTACAGACAG CTGGATCCAGGAAACAGTGGCAAAATATCAGCCGGAGATGCAGCTCAGTTCCTTAAGAAATCAGGGCTGTCAGACAGTACATTGGGAAAG atttgGGATCTGGCAGATTCAGAAAGAAAAGGCTACTTGGACAAGCGG GGTTTCTTCATAGCTTTAAGACTGGTGGCCTCAGCACAGGGCGGAAATGACATCAGTCTCAACAATCTCAATCAGACTTTAGCGGCACCCAAATTT aaagacACAAGCAGCCCATTATTAAGTGTTTCAACAACATCAACTGATAGTTGGGCAATAAGG ccTGATGAAAAAGGGAAATTTGAGGGCATTTTTGAGAGTCTGTCCCCTGTAAATGGTCTCCTCTCTGGTGATAAAGTGAAGCCAGTCTTGATAAACTCCAAGCTACCTCTGGATGTGTTAGGAAAG ATTTGGGAGTTAAGTGATGTAGACAAAGATGGACACTTGGACAAAGATGAATTCACAGTG GTCATGCATCTTGTGTATCGGGCCATGGAGAAAGAACCTATCCCAACTACCTTACCGGCTTCCCTCATTCCTCCCTCCAAAAGGAAAAAATCTGCGGTTGCGCTGCCAGGTGCTGTGGCTGTCCTGCCTGCCCTGTCCGGGCTTGCGGCTGGTGCGGCTCCTCTCAAAGAGACCCTGCGAAGCACTCCTCCTCTGCCCAGCGCCACTCCCCTCAGCACCACTACTGTCAATCTCTCTCCAAAACACTCCTTTAAATCTAGTTCACAG CCAGCGGTAAACTGGGTGGTACCGGtggctgacagagagagatacgATGACATCTTCAAGAAGATGGATACAGACAACGACGGCCTCGTCACTGGGACAGAGGTCATAGAGATCTTCATGCAGTCCAGTCTCTCCCAGACCATGTTGGCACAGATATG ggGACTGGCTGACACTAAACAGACGGGCAAGCTGACCCGGGAGCAGTTCTCTCTGGCCATGTATCTGATTCAGCAGAAGGTCACTAAAGGCATGGACCCTCCCTCCACTCTCACTCCAGACATGATTCCCCCCTCAGAGAGGACTGCAGCATCAGTGGCAGGCTCC GACAGCACCAGCTCTACAGGGTCGGCAGAGTTGACAGGCATCAAAGAGCTGGACGACCTCAGCCAGGAAATAGCTCAGCTGCAGAG AGAGAAATTCATCATGGAACAAGAGATAAGGGAAAAGGAGGAAACCATCAGACAACAAAATAGTGAAGTTCAA GACATGCAGAACGACTTGGACCGGGAGAGCAGTAGCCTGCAGGACTTGGAGTCCCAGAAGCAGGAAGCCCAGGAACGTCTGGAGGAGATGGACCAGCAGCGCACCAAGCTGGAGGGGATGCTAAATGACGTCAAGCAGAAGTGTCAGGAAGAGTCCCAGATG ATTTCGTCCCTGCAGAACCAGATCCGTTCTCAGGAGACTGACCTCCGGAGCCAGGAGGATGAACTTGGTCGCACCAAGGCGGACCTGAGCcggctgcaggaggaggaggcccAGCTGGAGCAGAATTTGCTCTCCGGTCGCGTCCAGCTGGACAGCATAATTAAGTCGCTCAAAACCACCCAGGAAGAGATCAACCAG gCTCGCAGTAAGCTGTCGCTGATCCAGGACAACCAAAAGGAAGTGACCAAGACCATCGAACAGTACAACAGCTCCCTAAAGGACATCAATGGAGGAAACTTCAGCAACCTGCCAGACCTAAGTGAACCTTTTGCTGAGAAGGAGAACGGAGGTTTCAGAAGTGCG GATGAATCTTTCAAGTCAAAAATAGCCATGTTCAACAACAGCAGCGCTAAGGAGCCCCCAGCAGACCCCTTCCAGACAGAAGACCCCTTCAAGTCCGATCCCTTCAAAG ATCCATTTGGGGGAGATCCTTTCAAAGAAAGTGATCCATTCAAAGGCACCTCatctgatgatttttttaagaGGACAGACAAGTCAGACCTGTTTGGATCCTCAGACCCCTTTGGTAGAAAACCCACACCACCAGCCAAG ccAAGTGCCTTCAGCAGTGCTGACCCCTTCTCATCAAACAGCCCAAAACCAAGGGATTCAG ATGTGTTTGGGACAGTGGACCCCTTTGGAAGCAACTCTTTTGGAGGCAAGGGTGGATTTGCCGATTTTAGTCAGATGTCGAAG AAGTCAGACAATCCTGCGCTCCCATCAAAGAAAAATGTGCCTAACCGGCCTGCACCTCCCTATG TAGGTATGCTCAGTTTGAGTGCATCAGAGGCCTCCCAGAGCGTTTGCTCCACAGCAGACAGTAAAGACACTTTTGTTACGACACACTCGAGTAAAGCATCCAAAGACTGTCCTATGGGTTTTGCAGATTTTGGCTCT TTTGGAAGTGAGAACCAGCAGCTGGAGTGGGCCAAGCGGGAGAGTGAGCGTGAGGAGCAGGAGAGGTTGAGGAGACTGCGgctccaggagcagcaggaccTAGAGCTGGCCATCGCTCTCAGCAGGGCCGACATGCCCAGCGCCTGA
- the LOC122993586 gene encoding epidermal growth factor receptor substrate 15-like 1 isoform X3 yields the protein MAALMTLNQLSSGNPAYESYYRQLDPGNSGKISAGDAAQFLKKSGLSDSTLGKIWDLADSERKGYLDKRGFFIALRLVASAQGGNDISLNNLNQTLAAPKFKDTSSPLLSVSTTSTDSWAIRPDEKGKFEGIFESLSPVNGLLSGDKVKPVLINSKLPLDVLGKIWELSDVDKDGHLDKDEFTVVMHLVYRAMEKEPIPTTLPASLIPPSKRKKSAVALPGAVAVLPALSGLAAGAAPLKETLRSTPPLPSATPLSTTTVNLSPKHSFKSSSQPAVNWVVPVADRERYDDIFKKMDTDNDGLVTGTEVIEIFMQSSLSQTMLAQIWGLADTKQTGKLTREQFSLAMYLIQQKVTKGMDPPSTLTPDMIPPSERTAASVAGSSYAGLMSAVRPEYAALANIRRDSTSSTGSAELTGIKELDDLSQEIAQLQREKFIMEQEIREKEETIRQQNSEVQDMQNDLDRESSSLQDLESQKQEAQERLEEMDQQRTKLEGMLNDVKQKCQEESQMISSLQNQIRSQETDLRSQEDELGRTKADLSRLQEEEAQLEQNLLSGRVQLDSIIKSLKTTQEEINQARSKLSLIQDNQKEVTKTIEQYNSSLKDINGGNFSNLPDLSEPFAEKENGGFRSADESFKSKIAMFNNSSAKEPPADPFQTEDPFKSDPFKDPFGGDPFKESDPFKGTSSDDFFKRTDKSDLFGSSDPFGRKPTPPAKPSAFSSADPFSSNSPKPRDSDVFGTVDPFGSNSFGGKGGFADFSQMSKKSDNPALPSKKNVPNRPAPPYVGMLSLSASEASQSVCSTADSKDTFVTTHSSKASKDCPMGFADFGSVSVAYLQSIIFVCMSY from the exons ATGGCGGCGCTTATGACTCTCAATCAG TTATCAAGTGGAAACCCAGCCTATGAGAGCTATTACAGACAG CTGGATCCAGGAAACAGTGGCAAAATATCAGCCGGAGATGCAGCTCAGTTCCTTAAGAAATCAGGGCTGTCAGACAGTACATTGGGAAAG atttgGGATCTGGCAGATTCAGAAAGAAAAGGCTACTTGGACAAGCGG GGTTTCTTCATAGCTTTAAGACTGGTGGCCTCAGCACAGGGCGGAAATGACATCAGTCTCAACAATCTCAATCAGACTTTAGCGGCACCCAAATTT aaagacACAAGCAGCCCATTATTAAGTGTTTCAACAACATCAACTGATAGTTGGGCAATAAGG ccTGATGAAAAAGGGAAATTTGAGGGCATTTTTGAGAGTCTGTCCCCTGTAAATGGTCTCCTCTCTGGTGATAAAGTGAAGCCAGTCTTGATAAACTCCAAGCTACCTCTGGATGTGTTAGGAAAG ATTTGGGAGTTAAGTGATGTAGACAAAGATGGACACTTGGACAAAGATGAATTCACAGTG GTCATGCATCTTGTGTATCGGGCCATGGAGAAAGAACCTATCCCAACTACCTTACCGGCTTCCCTCATTCCTCCCTCCAAAAGGAAAAAATCTGCGGTTGCGCTGCCAGGTGCTGTGGCTGTCCTGCCTGCCCTGTCCGGGCTTGCGGCTGGTGCGGCTCCTCTCAAAGAGACCCTGCGAAGCACTCCTCCTCTGCCCAGCGCCACTCCCCTCAGCACCACTACTGTCAATCTCTCTCCAAAACACTCCTTTAAATCTAGTTCACAG CCAGCGGTAAACTGGGTGGTACCGGtggctgacagagagagatacgATGACATCTTCAAGAAGATGGATACAGACAACGACGGCCTCGTCACTGGGACAGAGGTCATAGAGATCTTCATGCAGTCCAGTCTCTCCCAGACCATGTTGGCACAGATATG ggGACTGGCTGACACTAAACAGACGGGCAAGCTGACCCGGGAGCAGTTCTCTCTGGCCATGTATCTGATTCAGCAGAAGGTCACTAAAGGCATGGACCCTCCCTCCACTCTCACTCCAGACATGATTCCCCCCTCAGAGAGGACTGCAGCATCAGTGGCAGGCTCC AGCTATGCGGGGCTTATGTCAGCTGTGAGACCTGAATATGCTGCATTAGCTAATATCCGCAGA GACAGCACCAGCTCTACAGGGTCGGCAGAGTTGACAGGCATCAAAGAGCTGGACGACCTCAGCCAGGAAATAGCTCAGCTGCAGAG AGAGAAATTCATCATGGAACAAGAGATAAGGGAAAAGGAGGAAACCATCAGACAACAAAATAGTGAAGTTCAA GACATGCAGAACGACTTGGACCGGGAGAGCAGTAGCCTGCAGGACTTGGAGTCCCAGAAGCAGGAAGCCCAGGAACGTCTGGAGGAGATGGACCAGCAGCGCACCAAGCTGGAGGGGATGCTAAATGACGTCAAGCAGAAGTGTCAGGAAGAGTCCCAGATG ATTTCGTCCCTGCAGAACCAGATCCGTTCTCAGGAGACTGACCTCCGGAGCCAGGAGGATGAACTTGGTCGCACCAAGGCGGACCTGAGCcggctgcaggaggaggaggcccAGCTGGAGCAGAATTTGCTCTCCGGTCGCGTCCAGCTGGACAGCATAATTAAGTCGCTCAAAACCACCCAGGAAGAGATCAACCAG gCTCGCAGTAAGCTGTCGCTGATCCAGGACAACCAAAAGGAAGTGACCAAGACCATCGAACAGTACAACAGCTCCCTAAAGGACATCAATGGAGGAAACTTCAGCAACCTGCCAGACCTAAGTGAACCTTTTGCTGAGAAGGAGAACGGAGGTTTCAGAAGTGCG GATGAATCTTTCAAGTCAAAAATAGCCATGTTCAACAACAGCAGCGCTAAGGAGCCCCCAGCAGACCCCTTCCAGACAGAAGACCCCTTCAAGTCCGATCCCTTCAAAG ATCCATTTGGGGGAGATCCTTTCAAAGAAAGTGATCCATTCAAAGGCACCTCatctgatgatttttttaagaGGACAGACAAGTCAGACCTGTTTGGATCCTCAGACCCCTTTGGTAGAAAACCCACACCACCAGCCAAG ccAAGTGCCTTCAGCAGTGCTGACCCCTTCTCATCAAACAGCCCAAAACCAAGGGATTCAG ATGTGTTTGGGACAGTGGACCCCTTTGGAAGCAACTCTTTTGGAGGCAAGGGTGGATTTGCCGATTTTAGTCAGATGTCGAAG AAGTCAGACAATCCTGCGCTCCCATCAAAGAAAAATGTGCCTAACCGGCCTGCACCTCCCTATG TAGGTATGCTCAGTTTGAGTGCATCAGAGGCCTCCCAGAGCGTTTGCTCCACAGCAGACAGTAAAGACACTTTTGTTACGACACACTCGAGTAAAGCATCCAAAGACTGTCCTATGGGTTTTGCAGATTTTGGCTCTGTAAGTGTAGCCTACTTACAGTCAATTATTTTTGTCTGCATGAGCTACTGA